Proteins encoded in a region of the Dasypus novemcinctus isolate mDasNov1 chromosome 24, mDasNov1.1.hap2, whole genome shotgun sequence genome:
- the FAM217B gene encoding protein FAM217B isoform X1 → MYVRVAPAARPSSSAQVKAKEKCMLQVLGFLGSWGEGGLSPPLEEPLPSSGSEESLPNIRGIKKSLPQLSSSSNRLSKNISSTTEKTVHQVLGDDHPCGFFKKGNRVNESHQKNSNMNAGPSRNKVQRFKTSSGKRQNKSQVPHVTPQLTSDLISQPTEDKCKESIYPEGKPEGSSFGFKCQGASGNKLFLNFQSMKIIKEDADEDSASDLSDSERILILPSPLTPPDLNLRAEEIDPVCFDLHPDQSPVLPEYNYPDFLPPPFNSWDLQEMALLLNSECRSEAMPRTGGLLGKYLDRLVRLEWLQAQTVQSEKGKGAKAKPPTTPATLWALKSPGKSKLIATALSKPPPHQEGASKSALSRKKDFHHEEAHPSYYTFQTSPKPVDVLGSSRFCSQKQTLEIKTDEKKTKSNKSTKLQYVDFACSDNNSKIQTNGNLRLPKQSATILDTTHSCKASRTQIHANHKKKGNVNNCGHSSISGEKKIKTNGVKQNTYKFK, encoded by the exons ATGTATGTCCGCGTCGCCCCGGCTGCGCGCCCCTCGAGCTCTGCGCAAGTGAAAGCCAAGGAAAAATGCATGCTGCAGGTCCTTGGATTTCTGGGCTCCTGGGGGGAAGGAGGGTTAAGCCCGCCTCTCGAGGAGCCGCTCCCCAG TTCTGGTAGTGAGGAGTCCTTACCAAATATAAGAGGAATAAAGAAATCACTTCCCCAGCTGTCATCATCTTCTAACAGATTGAGCAAGAATATTTCAAGCACTACAGAAAAG ACAGTCCATCAAGTCTTAGGTGATGATCATCCCTGTGgttttttcaagaaagggaaTAGGGTGAATGAATCCCATCAGAAAAACAG TAATATGAATGCTGGGCCATCTAGGAATAAAGTGCAACGTTTCAAGACTTCTTCAGGAAAAAGGCAGAATAAATCTCAAGTACCCCATGTTACTCCCCAATTGACAAGCGACCTCATATCCCAACCCACTGAGGATAAATGTAAAGAAAGCATTTACCCGGAAGGAAAACCTGAGGGGAGTTCTTTTGGATTCAAGTGTCAGGGGGCCTCAGGGAACAAATTATTTCTTAACTTTCAGTcaatgaaaattattaaagaagATGCTGATGAGGATAGTGCAAGCGATCTGTCTGATTCAGAAAGAATtctcattcttccttctcccctcacACCTCCAGATCTTAATCTGAGAGCAGAAGAAATTGATCCGGTTTGTTTTGATCTTCACCCGGATCAGAGTCCTGTGCTACCTGAGTACAATTACCCTGATTTCCTTCCACCCCCTTTTAACTCCTGGGACCTCCAGGAAATGGCTCTGCTTCTGAACTCAGAGTGCAGATCCGAAGCCATGCCACGAACAGGAGGTCTTCTTGGGAAGTACCTTGATAGACTTGTTCGGCTCGAGTGGCTGCAAGCACAGACTGTACAGAGTGAAAAAGGAAAGGGGGCCAAGGCAAAGCCCCCAACTACCCCTGCCACCTTATGGGCTCTGAAAAGCCCTGGGAAAAGTAAACTCATTGCAACTGCCCTATCCAAGCCTCCACCTCACCAGGAAGGGGCTTCAAAGTCAGCACTGTCACGAAAGAAAGATTTTCACCACGAAGAAGCCCATCCTTCATATTATACATTTCAGACTTCCCCCAAACCTGTTGATGTGCTGGGTAGTAGCAGATTCTGTTCTCAGAAGCAAACTCTGGAAATTAAGACCGacgagaagaaaacaaaatcaaataagAGTACCAAGCTGCAGTATGTGGATTTTGCTTGTAGTGACAACAATTCTAAGATTCAGACCAATGGTAACCTTCGACTTCCCAAACAGTCAGCAACTATTCTTGACACAACACATTCTTGTAAGGCCTCCAGAACACAAATACATGCAAATCATAAGAAAAAGGGAAATGTAAATAACTGTGGTCATTCCAGTATATCTGgtgagaaaaaaatcaagacaaaTGGAGTAAAGCAAAACACttataaattcaaataa
- the FAM217B gene encoding protein FAM217B isoform X2 gives MNAGPSRNKVQRFKTSSGKRQNKSQVPHVTPQLTSDLISQPTEDKCKESIYPEGKPEGSSFGFKCQGASGNKLFLNFQSMKIIKEDADEDSASDLSDSERILILPSPLTPPDLNLRAEEIDPVCFDLHPDQSPVLPEYNYPDFLPPPFNSWDLQEMALLLNSECRSEAMPRTGGLLGKYLDRLVRLEWLQAQTVQSEKGKGAKAKPPTTPATLWALKSPGKSKLIATALSKPPPHQEGASKSALSRKKDFHHEEAHPSYYTFQTSPKPVDVLGSSRFCSQKQTLEIKTDEKKTKSNKSTKLQYVDFACSDNNSKIQTNGNLRLPKQSATILDTTHSCKASRTQIHANHKKKGNVNNCGHSSISGEKKIKTNGVKQNTYKFK, from the coding sequence ATGAATGCTGGGCCATCTAGGAATAAAGTGCAACGTTTCAAGACTTCTTCAGGAAAAAGGCAGAATAAATCTCAAGTACCCCATGTTACTCCCCAATTGACAAGCGACCTCATATCCCAACCCACTGAGGATAAATGTAAAGAAAGCATTTACCCGGAAGGAAAACCTGAGGGGAGTTCTTTTGGATTCAAGTGTCAGGGGGCCTCAGGGAACAAATTATTTCTTAACTTTCAGTcaatgaaaattattaaagaagATGCTGATGAGGATAGTGCAAGCGATCTGTCTGATTCAGAAAGAATtctcattcttccttctcccctcacACCTCCAGATCTTAATCTGAGAGCAGAAGAAATTGATCCGGTTTGTTTTGATCTTCACCCGGATCAGAGTCCTGTGCTACCTGAGTACAATTACCCTGATTTCCTTCCACCCCCTTTTAACTCCTGGGACCTCCAGGAAATGGCTCTGCTTCTGAACTCAGAGTGCAGATCCGAAGCCATGCCACGAACAGGAGGTCTTCTTGGGAAGTACCTTGATAGACTTGTTCGGCTCGAGTGGCTGCAAGCACAGACTGTACAGAGTGAAAAAGGAAAGGGGGCCAAGGCAAAGCCCCCAACTACCCCTGCCACCTTATGGGCTCTGAAAAGCCCTGGGAAAAGTAAACTCATTGCAACTGCCCTATCCAAGCCTCCACCTCACCAGGAAGGGGCTTCAAAGTCAGCACTGTCACGAAAGAAAGATTTTCACCACGAAGAAGCCCATCCTTCATATTATACATTTCAGACTTCCCCCAAACCTGTTGATGTGCTGGGTAGTAGCAGATTCTGTTCTCAGAAGCAAACTCTGGAAATTAAGACCGacgagaagaaaacaaaatcaaataagAGTACCAAGCTGCAGTATGTGGATTTTGCTTGTAGTGACAACAATTCTAAGATTCAGACCAATGGTAACCTTCGACTTCCCAAACAGTCAGCAACTATTCTTGACACAACACATTCTTGTAAGGCCTCCAGAACACAAATACATGCAAATCATAAGAAAAAGGGAAATGTAAATAACTGTGGTCATTCCAGTATATCTGgtgagaaaaaaatcaagacaaaTGGAGTAAAGCAAAACACttataaattcaaataa